GCTTTTAAGTAGGCTGAGGAAATCATGGTCGATATCGCCAAGAAGGAAGTAATCGCCCACCATATTGACGCTTCCAATGATGTTATTCTTTAGTTCAATATGGGCTTCAAGTGTTCCGACACCTTCAAAACGATGCTTTCGAATGAGGGAGTATTTGGGATTTTTACCATAAACAAATTCGTCAGAAGCCAGTTCTTTCTCTATCTCTGCAACTTCTTTCATGTCTTCTTCCGTTAGTTCGAGCACCTCAGTTCCACACATTTCCTGTCGTACATAGTCCATAAAAGCCAAGATATCTAACTGTGTATAGGTCGCAACATTCGTCACTCGTTGTCTGACAGACGCTACCCCCTTGCTTTGTAGTTTCTCTTTTGCAGGAGTGAGTGCATTAGACAGGTGGTCAAGTTGGGTATCAAAGAGTAGGGAGTTGTGCAGAACACTACGGTTAGACAGTTGATAGAAAGCACATCCCGATACTTTTGTTCCGTCAATGAGAATATCATTTCGACCCGATAACTGTGCATCAATCTTCAGTCCTTTTAGTAAGTCTGCCATTCGTTGCATATAAGCAGCAAAGGCTTCGTTGGCATTGACGGCACATGAAATATAAGAGAATTGTATGCAACCCTTGTCGGCATAGATACATCCGCCACCACTTTTCCGTCTGAAAATATTAATCTTGTGTTCTTTACAGTAGTCTGTATTGACTTCATTATCAATCAACTGATTGCGTCCTAACATAACTGTGGGGTTTACACGCCAACCCATAAAGTAGTCGTCATCGGTATAATGACGTGCTACATATTCTTCTACTGCAAAGTAGAAGGGCAGTTGATGAATGGTATCTGGTTTAGGTAGTAGTATATATTTCATCGTTGGTATTGATTGTTTATGGGAACAAATGTACAAATAAATTTACTAAAGAGAGAAGAAAGTTGGGAAAATAGTGAGGAAGGCACTATTAGTCTTATTAGCGTTATTATCCCAATAAGGCTAATATGCAACCCTTAAAAAATGCAAAAAGCAATCGTCGCTCTTATACTTTTCGTATTTTTGCAGTCGAATTTATCAGATAAACTAAAGGTAATAGGTTATGTTAAAAAAACAATTTGTATCAGTAGCAGCTGTAGCAGTACTAACTACAGGGGTTGCTTTTGCTGCAGTGCAGCAGGATAAGGTAATGTACAAGCAGGCAGATGGCACCTATGTTGTCAATACAACCAGCCTCTGTCCAAACGTAAAGGGATTTAAGGGTGCAACACCCGTAGAGGTTTATATCAAGAATAATAAGGTTATCAAGGTTGAGGCATTGCCAAATCGTGAAGGTCCTAAGTTCTATGATAAGGTGAAGCAGGGGTTATTTCTAAAGTTTAATGGTATGAAACTGTCAAAAGCAGCAAAGGCAGAGAGTATTGATGGTGTGACCGGAGCTACCTATACATCACGTGCTGTGAAGGAGAATATAGCTGCTGCTGTAGCTTACTATAAGAAGAACAAGTAAGAGTTAGTTAACTAAAAACATATAAGATATGATTAGATTAAATGTTTTTCTCAAGGTAAAGGCTGGTGTAACTACCGCCCAAGTGAAGGCTCTTACAGATGAATTAGTAGAACTTTCGCGTAAAGATGAAGGTAATAAAGGCTACGATTTGTTTGAGAGTACAACCCAACCTGGTGTTTTCCTTTTCTGTGAAACATGGGAAGACAAGGCTTGTTTAACTCGTCATGCTCGTTCAGAACATTTCACTCGCATTGTTCCTGAATTAGAAAAGTTGACAGATGGTGGCTTAAGCATTGAGCAGTTTGAACGCTAATTACAAATAGTCTTCTCTCTTCATTATTCTTTAGTCGTTGACTATTTAGTCGAATAGTGGGGTAAAGAAACTAAATTAAAAGAGCGTATCAAGGAGTCTTTAATCTTCTCAATACGCTCTTTCTTTATGTTTAGCAAACCTTTACCCCCTTTCGGTATCTACTGAGGGTGTGTCAAAATGCAAATTAATAACTTGACAACCTTCAATTTATAAGTAGGATTCTTCTAAAGACAAAGAATAGACCATTTCTTTACTCAAAATCGAGTACAGAAATGGTTATTTTTATTGGATTGTTTCAGACTGTAAGATTATAAAAATGGTATTTGTATTTTGACACATCCTCGCGGGGGTGAGGCTTTTTTTTCTTCTTTTCCTTGCTCATTCAATTTATTCTTCTTACCTTTGCCGCCGTGAAACAATTAGCAATGACATATCAAGTGAACGAAGTACTGCAAAGAATTATCAGATTCTTTGCATCTTTTTGCACTTTATCTTTGGTCAATCCAAATAATTTGCTAACACACACACACACACACA
The Prevotella melaninogenica DNA segment above includes these coding regions:
- a CDS encoding FMN-binding protein; translation: MLKKQFVSVAAVAVLTTGVAFAAVQQDKVMYKQADGTYVVNTTSLCPNVKGFKGATPVEVYIKNNKVIKVEALPNREGPKFYDKVKQGLFLKFNGMKLSKAAKAESIDGVTGATYTSRAVKENIAAAVAYYKKNK
- a CDS encoding putative quinol monooxygenase — protein: MIRLNVFLKVKAGVTTAQVKALTDELVELSRKDEGNKGYDLFESTTQPGVFLFCETWEDKACLTRHARSEHFTRIVPELEKLTDGGLSIEQFER